Proteins co-encoded in one Opitutus terrae PB90-1 genomic window:
- a CDS encoding FKBP-type peptidyl-prolyl cis-trans isomerase — protein sequence MPRVVTFHYTLRDTSNRVLDTSAGGTPITFLEGSGHIIDGLDEQLRDADAGVKRRVQVPAAKAYGERDPAQVQRVNRSLLPVEGELNVGDTFQVGPEPGAPVVTVAGLEGDDVLLDANHPLAGVDLVFDVEIVSARAATAEELQGKQPQGG from the coding sequence ATGCCACGCGTCGTCACCTTTCACTACACGTTGCGCGATACGTCGAATCGCGTGCTCGATACCTCGGCGGGCGGCACGCCGATCACGTTTCTCGAGGGATCGGGGCACATCATCGATGGGCTCGACGAACAGCTGCGCGACGCGGACGCCGGGGTGAAGCGGCGAGTGCAGGTGCCCGCGGCAAAAGCTTACGGCGAACGCGATCCCGCGCAGGTGCAACGGGTGAATCGCAGCCTGCTGCCCGTCGAGGGTGAACTCAACGTTGGCGACACGTTCCAAGTCGGACCCGAGCCCGGTGCGCCCGTGGTGACCGTCGCCGGGCTGGAGGGCGACGACGTGCTGCTCGACGCCAATCACCCGCTGGCCGGAGTCGATCTCGTCTTTGACGTGGAGATCGTCAGCGCGCGCGCGGCCACCGCCGAGGAGTTGCAGGGCAAGCAACCGCAGGGTGGTTGA
- a CDS encoding ABC transporter permease, whose protein sequence is MTFVLKMAWRDSRASRRRLVLVSLSIVLGIAALVGIASLGDNLQRTVEQQTKTLLGADIAVTSRVEFAPETLAYFASLGGEVAREVSLRSMITFPTRDEQRRLVQVRALEGGFPFYGELVTAPADAMAQVRSGPFALLEETILVQFGVQPGDEVRIGEGTFKVAGALQKIPGESAAVAMFSPRVYLSMESFKATGLLGRDTFTTHRAHLKLPAGRDAEQLVKEMREKFRGQRLQFATVEERKRDLGENLKDVYSFLSLVGFVALVLGAVGVASAMHVYVRQKIATVAMLRCLGATARASFTIYVVQGLGLGAVGAVIGALLGVGVQTLLPAVLKDFLPFQVEMFISWPAVLRGTVAGLVICVLFTLLPLLTVRRVSPLLAIRSAQGERTGADPWRKWIYAGIGLAILGFAILQAGNWRAGGGFALMLGVAFGTLALLARGIIWAAKKFGPRRGLPYVARQGLANLHRPNNRTVLLLLSLGLGTFLMLTLVLTRASLLAKIAGIGGGTRPNLIFFDVQEDQIGALEKLAAANGAPLLAHAPMVTMRLAKLKGRTVEEWLKDESARLPGWALRREYRSTYRGQLTDTERLTAGTFIGRVEPGEARVPVSVEEGLAKDLQLKLGDELTFDVQGVPITGYVASLRQVEWQRMQPNFFVVFPEGVLEPAPKTFIAATRAATPTISAQVQRAVGRELPSVSAIDLALIQQTFDGIFAKAAFVISFMALFTVITGVIVLAGAVLTGRYQRIRETVLLRTLGATRRQLRQIQLVEYAVLGVLAALTGGLLALTANALLAKFVFKSPVMFSPGALLAALGGVVVVTLVTGLLTSRGITNHPPLEVLRQET, encoded by the coding sequence ATGACCTTCGTTCTGAAAATGGCTTGGCGGGATTCGCGGGCGTCGCGGCGGCGGCTGGTGCTCGTGTCGCTCTCGATCGTGCTCGGCATCGCCGCGCTCGTGGGCATCGCCTCGCTGGGCGACAACCTGCAGCGGACCGTCGAGCAGCAGACGAAGACGCTGCTCGGCGCCGATATCGCGGTCACGTCGCGCGTGGAGTTCGCGCCGGAAACGCTCGCGTATTTCGCATCGCTGGGTGGGGAGGTCGCGCGCGAGGTCTCGCTGCGCTCGATGATCACGTTCCCCACCCGCGACGAGCAGCGGCGGCTCGTACAGGTGCGCGCGCTCGAAGGTGGGTTTCCCTTTTATGGCGAACTCGTCACCGCGCCGGCGGACGCGATGGCGCAGGTGCGCAGCGGACCGTTCGCGCTGCTGGAGGAAACGATCCTGGTGCAGTTCGGCGTGCAGCCGGGCGACGAGGTGCGGATCGGCGAGGGGACCTTCAAGGTGGCGGGCGCTTTGCAGAAGATTCCCGGCGAATCCGCCGCGGTGGCGATGTTTTCGCCGCGGGTGTATCTCTCGATGGAAAGCTTCAAGGCCACCGGGCTGCTCGGCCGCGACACGTTCACCACGCATCGCGCGCATCTGAAGCTCCCGGCGGGGCGCGATGCGGAGCAGCTCGTGAAGGAGATGCGCGAGAAGTTTCGCGGGCAGCGGCTGCAGTTCGCCACGGTGGAGGAACGCAAACGCGACCTCGGCGAGAATCTGAAGGACGTTTATTCGTTCCTGAGCCTCGTGGGTTTTGTCGCGCTCGTGCTCGGGGCGGTGGGCGTGGCGAGCGCCATGCACGTTTACGTGCGGCAGAAGATCGCGACCGTGGCGATGCTGCGCTGTCTCGGTGCGACGGCGCGCGCGAGCTTCACGATCTATGTCGTCCAGGGCCTCGGGCTCGGCGCGGTGGGCGCGGTGATTGGCGCGCTGCTCGGGGTGGGCGTGCAGACGCTGCTGCCGGCGGTGCTGAAGGATTTTCTGCCGTTCCAGGTCGAGATGTTCATTTCCTGGCCGGCGGTGTTGCGCGGCACGGTCGCGGGGCTGGTGATCTGCGTGTTGTTCACGCTACTGCCGCTGCTGACCGTGCGCCGCGTTTCGCCGCTGCTGGCGATCCGCTCCGCGCAGGGGGAGCGCACGGGAGCGGATCCGTGGCGGAAGTGGATCTACGCCGGCATCGGGCTGGCGATTCTTGGCTTCGCCATCCTGCAGGCCGGCAACTGGCGCGCAGGGGGCGGCTTTGCACTGATGCTTGGCGTGGCCTTCGGCACGCTGGCACTGCTGGCGCGCGGGATCATCTGGGCGGCGAAAAAATTCGGACCGCGGCGCGGGCTGCCGTATGTCGCCCGGCAGGGGCTGGCGAACTTGCACCGGCCGAACAACCGCACCGTGCTGCTGCTGCTGTCGCTCGGGCTCGGCACGTTCTTGATGCTCACGCTGGTGCTGACGCGCGCGTCGCTGCTGGCGAAGATCGCGGGCATCGGCGGCGGCACGCGACCGAATTTGATCTTCTTCGATGTGCAGGAGGACCAGATCGGCGCGCTGGAAAAGCTCGCGGCGGCGAATGGCGCTCCGTTGCTGGCGCACGCGCCGATGGTGACGATGCGGCTGGCCAAGCTGAAGGGGCGGACGGTCGAGGAGTGGTTGAAAGACGAGTCCGCGCGCCTGCCCGGCTGGGCGCTGCGGCGCGAGTATCGGTCGACGTATCGCGGCCAGCTCACGGACACGGAGCGGCTGACTGCGGGCACGTTCATCGGCCGGGTGGAGCCCGGCGAGGCGCGCGTGCCGGTGTCGGTCGAGGAAGGCCTGGCGAAGGACCTGCAGTTGAAACTGGGCGACGAGCTCACGTTCGACGTGCAGGGAGTGCCGATCACGGGTTACGTCGCGAGCCTGCGGCAGGTGGAGTGGCAGCGGATGCAGCCGAATTTTTTCGTGGTGTTTCCCGAGGGCGTGCTGGAGCCGGCCCCGAAGACCTTCATTGCGGCGACACGGGCCGCGACGCCGACGATCTCGGCGCAGGTGCAGCGCGCGGTGGGCCGCGAATTGCCGAGCGTATCGGCGATCGATCTCGCGTTGATCCAGCAGACCTTCGACGGGATTTTCGCCAAGGCGGCGTTCGTGATCTCGTTCATGGCGCTGTTCACGGTCATCACCGGCGTAATCGTGCTGGCCGGGGCGGTGCTAACGGGACGGTACCAGCGGATTCGCGAGACCGTGCTGCTGCGCACGCTCGGCGCGACGCGGCGGCAGCTGCGACAGATTCAACTGGTGGAATACGCGGTGCTCGGCGTGCTCGCGGCGCTCACCGGCGGCCTGCTCGCGCTGACGGCGAACGCGTTGCTGGCAAAGTTCGTGTTCAAGTCGCCGGTGATGTTCAGCCCAGGCGCGCTGCTCGCGGCGTTGGGCGGGGTGGTGGTCGTGACGCTCGTGACGGGACTGCTCACCAGCCGGGGCATCACGAATCATCCGCCGCTGGAGGTTCTGCGGCAGGAGACGTAG
- a CDS encoding GxxExxY protein, whose translation MSELIYPDESYAIVGAAFEVYNEKGCGFLEPIYHDCMELELGLRSIPFVHEPSLALSYKGMPLKHTYSPDFTCWHKIVLELKACEKLTDEHVAQVQNYLHATGYQLGLLVNFGAFPKLEYRRIANTKSHSRPLA comes from the coding sequence ATGAGTGAGTTGATCTATCCGGATGAGAGTTACGCGATCGTGGGAGCCGCGTTTGAAGTCTATAACGAAAAGGGCTGCGGGTTCCTTGAACCGATCTACCACGACTGCATGGAGCTTGAACTCGGGCTTCGGAGCATACCGTTTGTTCACGAACCCTCTCTTGCGCTCAGCTACAAAGGAATGCCGCTGAAGCACACCTACTCGCCGGACTTCACATGCTGGCACAAGATCGTGCTCGAGCTTAAGGCATGCGAGAAGCTCACGGACGAACACGTTGCACAGGTCCAGAATTACCTGCACGCGACGGGCTACCAATTGGGACTTCTCGTGAACTTTGGCGCGTTCCCGAAGTTGGAATATCGGCGTATCGCCAACACAAAAAGTCATTCGCGGCCATTGGCGTAA
- a CDS encoding ABC transporter ATP-binding protein, with protein MPMSDQTMLKVERLTKTYPTAAGPLTVLHEVSFEVPAGASVAIVGPSGSGKTTLLGLCAGLDQPSGGSVVLAGASIAALDEDARARVRNQHVGFVFQNFQLVPTLTALENVLVPVELRGESGCEPEARELLARVGLGERCEHYPVQLSGGEQQRVALARAFMNRPKILFCDEPTGNLDGDTAHAMVELIFGLNRERGTTLVLVTHDLELARRCHRILRLRTGAVVSDEMVTARESRE; from the coding sequence ATGCCCATGAGTGACCAGACGATGCTGAAAGTCGAGCGGCTCACAAAAACATATCCGACCGCGGCGGGGCCGCTCACCGTGTTGCACGAGGTGAGTTTCGAGGTGCCGGCAGGCGCGAGCGTGGCGATCGTGGGCCCGAGCGGCAGTGGCAAGACGACGCTGCTCGGTCTGTGCGCGGGCCTCGATCAGCCCAGCGGCGGCAGCGTGGTGCTGGCCGGCGCGTCGATCGCCGCGTTGGACGAGGATGCGCGGGCGCGCGTGCGGAATCAGCATGTCGGATTCGTGTTTCAAAATTTCCAGCTGGTGCCGACGCTGACCGCGCTGGAAAACGTGCTGGTGCCGGTCGAGCTGCGCGGCGAGTCGGGCTGCGAGCCGGAGGCGCGCGAATTACTGGCGCGCGTCGGGCTCGGCGAGCGTTGCGAGCATTATCCGGTGCAACTTTCGGGCGGCGAGCAGCAGCGCGTGGCCTTGGCACGGGCGTTCATGAACCGGCCGAAAATATTATTCTGCGACGAACCGACGGGCAATCTGGACGGCGACACTGCGCACGCGATGGTGGAGCTGATTTTCGGGCTGAACCGCGAACGCGGCACGACGCTGGTGCTGGTGACGCACGACCTCGAACTGGCGCGCCGCTGTCACCGGATCCTCCGCCTCCGCACCGGCGCCGTCGTCAGCGATGAGATGGTCACTGCCCGCGAATCTCGCGAATAG
- a CDS encoding arylesterase, translating to MLNGLFPTRAAGWLRQFLPTRECLRVPARASRALLFASWVCFVGFSVPLAAKTIVFFGDSLTAGYGLDDPATQAFPARVAEKLAPSHPGWRVVNAGLSGETSAGGLRRVDWVLRQPIDLFVLALGANDGLRGIEPAVTRENLQGIIDRVRTKFPSAQIVLAGMMMPPSMGPDYAREFSEIFPALAAKNHLTFVPFLLAGVGGDDALNQADRIHPTERGHEVVAENVWKILEPLL from the coding sequence ATGCTCAACGGTCTATTCCCGACACGAGCGGCCGGTTGGCTCCGCCAATTTCTTCCCACCCGCGAATGCCTTCGCGTCCCTGCGCGTGCTTCGCGGGCGCTCCTTTTCGCCTCTTGGGTTTGTTTCGTGGGCTTCTCCGTCCCGCTCGCCGCGAAAACGATCGTCTTTTTCGGCGACAGCCTCACGGCCGGCTACGGGCTCGACGATCCCGCGACGCAGGCATTCCCAGCGCGCGTCGCGGAAAAGCTCGCGCCGTCGCATCCCGGCTGGCGCGTGGTCAACGCCGGGCTCAGCGGCGAAACCAGTGCGGGCGGACTGCGCCGCGTGGACTGGGTGTTGCGGCAACCGATCGACCTCTTCGTCCTCGCGCTCGGCGCCAACGACGGACTCCGCGGCATCGAGCCGGCGGTCACCCGCGAAAACCTGCAGGGCATCATTGACCGCGTTCGCACCAAATTTCCCTCCGCCCAAATCGTGCTCGCCGGCATGATGATGCCGCCGAGCATGGGCCCGGACTACGCGCGCGAGTTCAGCGAAATCTTTCCGGCCTTGGCCGCGAAAAACCATCTCACCTTCGTGCCGTTTCTGCTCGCGGGCGTCGGCGGCGACGACGCGCTCAACCAGGCGGATCGCATCCATCCCACGGAACGCGGTCATGAAGTCGTGGCCGAAAACGTCTGGAAAATTCTCGAGCCGCTGCTCTAG